tttttaagtttaatatcaatataattttcaagCTAGCAAACAtcctttcgtttttttttttgtttttaacatgtATCAACCATATACCAATATTATTTGCGACCTATTTTGGGCTAAATCCTGGTCATAGATTTTAGTAATTATTACAAAGTTTTCATTCTACCTTAACTACCGTAAGGTAGAACTTTTCTTTTCAGTGATTTGAGAAAGAAACTTCAATACTATAACATGAACCCACTATATAGATAACAGTAAAGTTTGTCAAAAAAGATTTTGTTCAGCCAATCACGAAGAGGGGAACATTGTTTGTGGATCGATGGAGTTGACATAAAAAAACGGGCCAACGCCATAAAGTTGTCGGCAACACGTTCAAACGCAACAGGATGCTGTTTACGTCCAATTTTCTCGGACAGTACACACATTCTTCTTGTCTTGCATGCTATGAGCTTGATATAGATTTTGTCTTGATAGTTAATTAATACTTGATAGTTAATTAATACTTGATTTTGTCTTGATAGTTAACTAATATGTGTTCTTTCTGCGAAAAAAAGACGAGCTATTTTGTTtcggtttagaaaaaaaaatagtatatattttcacaTGCTTAcattttggaattttgttttgaaaataaactaTGTAACAAGTGTCATTAtgtggaaaacaaaacaaattaattgtttaataaGCCTAGTGTTTTTacttaactttttgttttttgttggtcaCGGTTAATTtctttatgtattttaaaagtattatactaaactattaaataaatattttgaaaaataaccTTGAATTCAAGATTCATGCGCCATTTGGGTCACATAAGGCTTCTTTGGTTCAATTTTTTCGTGACTTATATAATCGGTCATTTGGTgctcaaaataaattttaaatttaatatatttttaaaaaatgttgtagaaaataaaaagattattcTAATAATATACCTAATTTTCAATATAATGGCTATTTTAGTAATACATTTTATACAAAGATAAAAACACCGAATAACTTATAACCATTTGAatgcaatatttaaaaaatgtatatgtatcaAACCTAACGTGTATCCAATCGAATacatgacataaaaaaaaaccttattatTGCAATGCAAAAATGTATGATACATGAAGATGGTATATGAAGGTGATTGTCAAACTTGGTGAATCTGATTGACGGCAATGGTTTGAACTTGAAAGTCTTTAACTTCAAAGTAGTTGGAAGACACCTTTTGAAGACGAAAAGATTGTATGGACTCATCGATCATCTACTAGATTATAGCGGATGTTTGGGCTAAGAAACAGGGTCTTTTCTACAGTTTTATTTTCCATGCATGATTACGTTCATCTAGTTATTTCGAATACATAACACTGAGATTATGCTATTTCAAcatattattaaagaaatttccggtttacataaataaataatattaaaaaaaaggctCAACGCAAAATCAAATTTGACGTTACACAAATAATAAGTATATCATGTTGCACACTCTATGATCGAACAACATCATATATCTTTGTCcgtttcaaaagaaaaataagctGGCTCCTCCCACCGCAACAACAACAGCCAAAACGGTTGAAGAAGATCTAGAGTCGGAGCTCGACGTTTCGCCATCCTCCTGATCCGATTCAGGTTGTGCAAGCGTATCGGTAATATTTTTTCTGCTTTCGTCGGTACTAATGGGAACGTAATCCCCCACTACCGTGACACCGTCTGGTGCAAGTTCTACGGGGATTTCGTAATCCGGATAATCTTGAGATGGACCAAGACTATCTATCAAGTTCTTTGTAGAGTTATCTGTTGTTGCTTTGTTGTCAGCAAGGGTCTTTGATGAAGATGGCGGTTGAGACTTTCCAGAATCAGCTGCTGAGATTCCATTAACGACGGCGAGAACTACGAaaaaggagacgaagaagaagtggTTGGCCATCGTGTATATGTGTGTTGATATTGATCCCCTAAGCTCTTTATCGTGTAGAACTTTTTGGGGTTATATTATTTAGCTAATTTGAATGTAAGATGATTCTTGTGAGGTTCTCAAATTAAGCAGATTGACTAAACAATCAAGGAGAATTGAATTGAATGGGGAAATGGAGAATGGTGAGAATTTAAACTTGTATAGGAGATGGAGGTTTTTGATTGGTGAGCTAGTTGCTGTTTTACGGTTAGGAGTTGTGTTTCTTAACTCATATTTGTGTTCATGAACTGTTCCTGGTTCTCCTATTAGAAATGGTTAtaaattttaactatttttagaaTATGGTTACTTGGTTAGGGTATTTTTAACtagtttgtttgattgtttgtttgtttcatatgcAATCTAGATGTAATGTGAATATGAGAAAACAATACACAAaccatcttatataatatgataaggTTTCCTCTACACTATTGACATTTGGCAATGCTAATACTTGACATGTGTCATCTTTTTTCTCTATTAATTATTAGCAATTAGGTAATAACCCACACTATATGCGGGATAAAtcgactcaaataaaattattacaagtaaaattattatttggaatttaaagtgtcataataataattttacacatattttttttattttattcaaatttacatttaattattttgtgtaaaattattattatgaaactttaaattccaaataataattttacttgtaataattgtgataattttatttatttttaagattattgtaataattaatttttaatatatagtccctttgtttcataaagaatgtcattttagaattttattttggtttaacaaaaagtgtcattttacatttccaatgcactattttatattttcaatacatctttttcattagattttctaaatttacccttaatctatgactaaattaatccattaaatatttattaaataaggacatatatgtatattttaatattttcttaatttgtgtgaaatgtgtcaaaatgacacttattatgaaacaaaggaagtacttgaatagtcatcaaatgttttaaaatcgaagaataagttttgtatttcaaaaagttaaatagatgaataagttttttaatagtttatgaaatgtaatttactctAAAtcgttaaatatgttataaaaatgataattaaattattaactatatatatgttttttaatagttgatgaagtctttcattttaaaaaacaaatagaaagaaacattaccttatatattctaatgacacatttatgtaaataataatgaaataaatatttccttatatattttaatggaacattttataaatcaaaagacttatttttgtaaatatgtttatcttgagatgcttaattgtaattaaatttccAAATCGCTCTGGTGAcgacacatcaacattttcaacaaaatgcttctctattaatatataggggatttgtTCACATTAATATACcacaattaatttatatacttttaaaatatttttccattttatttattttccaatattttatttaaatttttctccacacttttattattaatataatgtgGAGAAGAAATTCATATATGAAACCAAAAAGTTTCTCTTAattaatagtaatatttttaattatttacactaatttaacataatttatttctctacttatgataattaaaaattaatatatatatatatatatatatatatatatatattctcaatttCTACATTTTCATTAATTGACCAAGAATAATTTCTCTATGCTAATATTTGACATGTgtgatctttttttctcttaattattAGCAATTTATTCACATTGATATACCACAATTAATTTCTATACTTCTTgaatattttccattttatttcttttccaataattttttaaaaatatgctAAGGTTTCTCTAAACTTGCTCTAATATTTTTAGATTGGCAATGCTaatatttgacatgtgtcatcttctttctctcttaattGTTAGCAATATGGTCACATTATTATACcacaattaatttatatacttcttaaatatatttccattttatttattttccaatattttttaaaaatatgataggGTTTCCCCTAAACTTGCTCTAATATTTTGACATTTGGCAATGCTAATATTTGACATATGTCATCTTTTTCTCTCATAATTATTAGCAATATGTTCACATTAATATACCACATTTAATTTCTATacttcttaaatatttttccgttttatttcttttctaatattttatttaaaattttctccacacttttattattaatataatatgaaaaaaaaatcatatttgaaaccaaaagtttctcttaattattaataatatttttaattatttgatagggtAATTGGCTTCATCCTTCTGCAACTGCCACAAAACGTAGGAAATAACATTTCTCTGCTGCATCagcacacatcccaaaccaaatcCAGAAGCATTTGTATATGTAAGGCTCATTCTGCTCTGGCAGTGccaacaccggcgtggtagtcagcAGAAACTGCACATTCTGTTCTGGCACTCCCTAATGGCATGAATCTTttctggatccactgaaactccctttgcagaaacaatgtgacccaagaatatcgtcgatgaaaatgatgacagaaaCATcaagaaactcctggaacatgctattcatcaatctcatgaaCGCTGCTGgcacgttagtcaacccgaaagacATCACCACGAACTCGtaatgcccatatctcgtcctgaatgtcgtcttcctcacatccgcCTCATCTATcaggatctgatgataacccgacacaagatcaatcttggagaaccaagtagcacccctcaactaatccaacaactcatcgatcctggaaagagggtacttgttcttcacaatgacCCGGTTCAGAGCCTGGTAACcaatgcacaagcggaaactctcgtccttcttcttaacgaacaACATCGACGCTCTCCATGGTGATATGTTAGGACGGAAGAATCCCTTTCTCAAAAGATACTCCAGCTACTttttcagctctgccatctctgttggagcaATCCTGTAAGCCGCCTTGGATAAAGGCCTagtccccggttccagctcaatcaTGAAGGGATTAGAAAAAGATGGTGGTAactgatgtgtctgcattttataggattttaacaatagttttttgtatttgttttgagtattttgttaagtccaagtgtgcttttagagtctttttagtcttgtgTGAGTCTAtacaggttctaggtgactttggaaggaatttgagagctttggggatgaaaacatgcatctggagctagattggttgaagactgatcgggctagcaagcagatggagtgagagcagaaaaacattccggatcgactgatcgaccagtcccgtccccaaagcaacttttccttttatgtttcaaaccgacttttagggttttatttttactatttaagcacgaggctcgGCCTCTagaaaaataacttttattctacgcagcttttgagtacttgtaagctttgggagaagatctcttataCTTTTtaaccctttggagaagaattttgaacccttttatttctctttgcaattcaaacatgttttcttcatctttgatttgctgttctttgatttccatgtctgagtagttttactgtcgggtttcgggtttcaaaaggggtttatGACTTtctaaacttaggttgttagacttgggattgatcttattgttcttcatctattgttgttcttaatgcttaagctagactgataacctagattaagatcttaggtttaattcatctaggcatcaaaagtgttgttgaattagGTGAGCAAGATGATCAAaagccaacgaaagttgaacttaaggcaccttgtgaacaaaatcaaacttgaacttattgcttgctaggattgctagattcaaac
The sequence above is drawn from the Camelina sativa cultivar DH55 chromosome 4, Cs, whole genome shotgun sequence genome and encodes:
- the LOC104779972 gene encoding uncharacterized protein LOC104779972 yields the protein MANHFFFVSFFVVLAVVNGISAADSGKSQPPSSSKTLADNKATTDNSTKNLIDSLGPSQDYPDYEIPVELAPDGVTVVGDYVPISTDESRKNITDTLAQPESDQEDGETSSSDSRSSSTVLAVVVAVGGASLFFF